In one window of Nocardiopsis aegyptia DNA:
- a CDS encoding ATP-binding protein produces MPTLVSVPTLAQAEGSVLSGVPDEYRHYFNGRPPVPFTKRHWEFPGEPASVPLARAFLDTCAACRDSEFRYVFALLGTELATNAIRHSRSGEEGQTFVLRVTRGPNGLTLVCRDSGAPSRAVAGEDGPLSAGALAGDQLTAENGRGLALVDSFASAWGDNGHPSIRKVWFHLAYDLTGSSWPAA; encoded by the coding sequence ATGCCCACGCTCGTCTCCGTGCCCACCCTGGCCCAGGCGGAGGGCTCCGTCCTCTCGGGGGTACCGGACGAGTACCGGCACTACTTCAACGGGCGCCCGCCCGTGCCCTTCACCAAGCGGCACTGGGAGTTCCCGGGCGAGCCCGCGAGCGTGCCGCTCGCCCGCGCCTTCCTGGACACCTGCGCCGCCTGCCGGGACAGCGAGTTCCGCTACGTGTTCGCACTCCTGGGAACCGAGCTGGCCACCAACGCGATCCGGCACAGCCGGTCGGGGGAGGAGGGCCAGACCTTCGTACTGCGGGTCACCCGCGGCCCCAACGGCCTGACCCTGGTCTGCCGGGACAGCGGCGCCCCCAGCCGGGCGGTGGCGGGGGAGGACGGCCCCCTCAGCGCCGGAGCCCTGGCCGGGGACCAGCTCACCGCCGAGAACGGGCGCGGCCTGGCGCTGGTCGACAGCTTCGCCAGCGCGTGGGGCGACAACGGCCACCCCAGCATCCGCAAGGTGTGGTTCCACCTGGCCTACGACCTGACCGGGAGCTCCTGGCCCGCGGCCTGA
- a CDS encoding glycerol-3-phosphate dehydrogenase/oxidase: protein MTVRPTQSTSLNAARRSADLARLEECPEIDVLVVGGGVTGAGAALDAASRGLSTVLVERYDLAFGTSRWSSKLVHGGLRYLARGQFGIAYESARERDLLMTVTAPHLVRTLPMVIPVHRDTPAAHALLMWAGTGMGDVLRRAAGTRSAVLPPPRLLTPAQTRRLLPGVAEDGLRGGLLSFDGQLVDDARLVVALARTAAGHGAGVITRCSAQSVTADGVLLRDERTGRLVPVRPRAVVNATGVHAGELDPDVRLRPSRGSHLVVDSAALGDPRAALTVPVDGGTSRFVFALPQADGRVYVGLTDEPVEGEPPHVPTVPEDDVDFLLAQVNRALRTRLGRDDVRGSFAGLRPLLQADGNSADLSREHAVTVSAHGTVTVVGGKLTTYRAMAEEAVDTAVRERRLNAGPCRTRDLPLVGAADRAELADLAAPRRLVARYGTEAPAVLAGAGADPALLEPVACGVTGAELRFGVRHEGALDVDDLLERRTRVALVDSDRESARSAAEAALADAG, encoded by the coding sequence GTGACCGTGCGCCCGACCCAGTCGACCTCGCTCAACGCCGCCCGCCGTTCCGCCGACCTCGCGCGTCTGGAGGAGTGCCCGGAGATCGACGTGCTGGTCGTCGGCGGCGGGGTCACCGGGGCCGGCGCCGCCCTGGACGCGGCCTCGCGCGGGCTGTCCACCGTGCTCGTGGAGCGCTACGACCTCGCCTTCGGCACCAGCCGGTGGAGTTCCAAGCTCGTGCACGGCGGACTGCGCTACCTCGCCCGGGGCCAGTTCGGCATCGCCTACGAGAGCGCCCGCGAACGCGACCTGCTGATGACCGTCACCGCGCCCCACCTGGTGCGGACCCTGCCGATGGTGATCCCCGTCCACCGGGACACCCCCGCCGCCCACGCGCTGCTGATGTGGGCGGGCACCGGGATGGGCGACGTCCTGCGCCGGGCCGCGGGCACGCGCTCGGCGGTCCTGCCGCCCCCGCGCCTGCTGACCCCCGCCCAGACCCGCCGCCTGCTGCCCGGTGTGGCCGAGGACGGGCTGCGCGGCGGCCTGCTGTCCTTCGACGGCCAACTGGTCGACGACGCCCGGCTCGTGGTCGCGCTGGCCCGCACGGCCGCCGGACACGGCGCCGGCGTGATCACCCGCTGCTCCGCGCAGAGCGTCACGGCCGACGGCGTGCTCCTGCGCGACGAGCGCACCGGGCGCCTGGTACCCGTGCGGCCCCGCGCGGTCGTCAACGCCACCGGCGTGCACGCCGGGGAACTCGACCCGGACGTGCGCCTGCGCCCCAGCCGGGGCAGCCACCTGGTCGTGGACTCCGCCGCCCTCGGCGACCCCCGCGCCGCGCTGACCGTTCCCGTGGACGGCGGCACCTCGCGGTTCGTGTTCGCCCTTCCCCAGGCGGACGGCCGTGTCTACGTCGGACTGACGGACGAGCCCGTGGAGGGGGAGCCGCCGCACGTGCCCACCGTGCCCGAGGACGACGTCGACTTCCTGCTCGCCCAGGTCAACCGCGCGCTGCGCACCCGGCTCGGCCGGGACGACGTGCGCGGCTCCTTCGCCGGACTCCGGCCGCTGCTCCAGGCGGACGGCAACAGCGCCGACCTGTCGCGCGAGCACGCCGTCACCGTCTCCGCGCACGGCACGGTCACCGTCGTCGGCGGCAAGCTGACCACCTACCGGGCGATGGCGGAGGAGGCCGTGGACACGGCCGTGCGCGAGCGCCGGCTCAACGCGGGCCCCTGCCGTACCCGCGACCTGCCGCTGGTGGGCGCGGCCGACCGCGCGGAACTGGCCGACCTGGCCGCTCCCCGGCGGCTGGTCGCCCGGTACGGCACCGAGGCGCCCGCGGTGCTGGCCGGGGCCGGGGCGGACCCGGCCCTGCTGGAGCCGGTCGCCTGCGGGGTCACCGGAGCCGAGCTGCGGTTCGGGGTGCGCCACGAGGGGGCGCTGGACGTCGACGACCTCCTGGAGCGCCGGACCCGGGTCGCCCTGGTGGACTCCGACCGCGAGAGCGCGCGGTCCGCGGCCGAGGCCGCCCTGGCGGACGCCGGGTGA
- a CDS encoding TetR/AcrR family transcriptional regulator yields MASKRNVEDRIMDAALVCVESFGVRRTTLTDVARRAEVSRPTVYRRWPDVTALVADLLTRELRRILLAQEASGGGGDGEAVRARLVRHAAGVARALLAHPLFTRIVDTEPELLATYTFHRLGTSHRAALDIVEPVVAAGQRDGSVRPGDPAVLARYVLVTVQGTVTSRRLFADLLDEDALVGELTTLLDGYLAGDAD; encoded by the coding sequence ATGGCGTCAAAACGTAACGTTGAGGACCGGATCATGGACGCGGCCCTGGTCTGCGTCGAGTCGTTCGGGGTGCGCCGCACGACCCTGACCGACGTGGCCCGCCGCGCCGAGGTCAGCAGGCCCACCGTCTACCGCCGCTGGCCCGACGTGACCGCGCTCGTCGCCGACCTCCTGACCCGCGAACTCCGGCGGATCCTGCTCGCCCAGGAGGCGTCCGGGGGAGGAGGGGACGGAGAGGCGGTCCGCGCCCGCCTCGTCCGGCACGCCGCCGGGGTCGCGCGCGCACTGCTCGCCCACCCGCTCTTCACCCGGATCGTCGACACCGAGCCGGAACTCCTGGCGACGTACACCTTCCACCGCCTGGGCACCAGCCACCGGGCCGCCCTCGACATCGTGGAGCCCGTGGTCGCCGCGGGCCAGCGGGACGGTTCCGTCCGTCCGGGAGATCCCGCTGTGCTGGCGCGGTACGTGCTCGTCACCGTCCAGGGCACGGTCACCTCCCGCCGCCTGTTCGCCGACCTCCTCGACGAGGACGCCCTGGTCGGCGAGCTGACCACCCTCCTGGACGGCTACCTCGCGGGGGACGCCGACTAG
- a CDS encoding FAD-binding oxidoreductase has translation MAHDDTNAPRRPAGTAPDMSWFGWGDPALARSLDPGLRDLIAQVLRARPRDMPPVPEEEVRLPAPRLDPRVRARLTEVTGDAHLADDDATRLRHCGGKSTPDLLMRRAGSADPAPDAVLYPADHDQVLRLLEVCSAEGVAVVPFGGGTSVVGGLTPLSGGFGSVVALDLRRLDALVSFDPESMTAVLGAGVRTPRAEALLAEYGCTLGHMPQSYEYATIGGYAATRSSGQASSGYGRFEDMVVSLRAATPRGTLAAGGPPASAAGPDLRHLLLGSEGTLGVITEVGVRVRRRPERVLDEAWSFPDFRTGAAALRAVAQSDARPTMARVLDESETFVGAALGGREATPGCQAVVGFEGTEAEVDARAAAVGAVLAAAGGTRLGPEPVAHWRENRFSAPYLRDTLLSAGILAETLETAASWTDLVPLHAAVSDALTAALDGDEGGAVVMCHVSHTYATGASLYFTVATAAGSAPLERWERAKRAASEAIVAHGGTITHHHAVGTDHRPWMAEEIGALGADVLRAAKGALDPRGILNPGKLIPAPRG, from the coding sequence ATGGCTCACGACGACACGAACGCCCCCCGCCGCCCGGCCGGCACCGCCCCGGACATGAGCTGGTTCGGCTGGGGCGACCCGGCCCTCGCCCGCTCCCTGGACCCGGGACTGCGCGACCTCATCGCCCAGGTCCTGCGCGCCCGCCCCCGCGACATGCCCCCGGTCCCCGAGGAGGAGGTCCGTCTGCCCGCGCCGCGGTTGGACCCGCGGGTGCGCGCACGCCTGACCGAGGTCACCGGCGACGCCCACCTGGCCGACGACGACGCCACCCGCCTGCGCCACTGCGGCGGCAAGAGCACCCCCGACCTCCTGATGCGCCGCGCCGGCTCGGCGGACCCCGCCCCCGACGCGGTGCTGTACCCGGCCGACCACGACCAGGTCCTGCGCCTGCTGGAGGTGTGCTCGGCCGAGGGCGTGGCCGTGGTCCCCTTCGGCGGCGGCACCAGCGTCGTGGGCGGCCTGACCCCACTGAGCGGCGGCTTCGGCTCCGTGGTCGCGCTCGACCTTCGGCGCCTGGACGCGCTGGTCTCCTTCGACCCCGAATCGATGACCGCCGTCCTGGGCGCGGGCGTGCGCACCCCGCGGGCCGAGGCCCTGCTGGCCGAATACGGCTGCACCCTCGGCCACATGCCGCAGAGCTACGAGTACGCGACCATCGGCGGGTACGCCGCCACCCGCTCCAGCGGCCAGGCCTCCTCCGGGTACGGCCGGTTCGAGGACATGGTGGTGTCCCTGCGCGCGGCCACCCCGCGCGGCACCCTGGCGGCGGGCGGCCCTCCGGCGTCGGCCGCCGGCCCGGACCTGCGGCACCTGCTGCTGGGTTCGGAGGGCACCCTGGGCGTGATCACCGAGGTGGGCGTGCGCGTGCGCCGCCGTCCGGAGCGGGTCCTGGACGAGGCCTGGTCCTTCCCCGACTTCCGTACCGGGGCCGCCGCCCTGCGCGCCGTGGCGCAGTCGGACGCGCGCCCCACGATGGCGCGGGTGCTGGACGAGTCGGAGACCTTCGTGGGAGCGGCCCTGGGCGGCCGCGAGGCGACACCCGGCTGCCAGGCCGTCGTCGGCTTCGAGGGCACGGAGGCGGAGGTGGACGCGCGGGCCGCCGCGGTCGGCGCCGTCCTGGCGGCCGCGGGCGGGACCCGGCTCGGCCCTGAGCCCGTGGCGCACTGGCGGGAGAACCGCTTCTCCGCCCCCTACCTGCGCGACACCCTGCTCTCCGCCGGCATCCTCGCCGAGACCCTGGAGACCGCGGCGAGCTGGACCGACCTGGTGCCCCTGCACGCGGCCGTGTCGGACGCGCTCACCGCCGCCCTGGACGGCGACGAGGGCGGCGCCGTGGTGATGTGCCACGTCTCGCACACCTACGCCACGGGCGCCTCGCTCTACTTCACGGTGGCCACGGCGGCGGGTTCGGCGCCCCTGGAGCGCTGGGAGCGGGCCAAGCGCGCCGCCTCGGAGGCCATCGTCGCGCACGGCGGGACCATCACCCACCACCACGCCGTGGGCACCGACCACCGGCCGTGGATGGCCGAGGAGATCGGTGCGCTGGGCGCCGACGTCCTGCGCGCGGCCAAGGGTGCGCTCGACCCGCGCGGCATCCTCAACCCGGGCAAGCTCATCCCCGCCCCCCGGGGGTGA
- a CDS encoding ATP-binding protein: MARGKLRIYLGSAPGVGTTHSALAEAHRRSAGGTDTVVAVAHTHRRPGTEALLRGLETIPTLASGAVDTGAVIERAPALAIVDDLAHANAPGSPNPARWQDVQELLAAGINVVSTVGIHQLESLNDVVKQITGAPPVRSVPDRVVRAATEIELVDLTPQELRRRMAHGDIHPAERLDAALSDFYREGNLAALRELALLWTADRVEEGLARYRGEHKIRSTWEARERVVVALTGGPEGETLILRAARVAARSRGGHPQPSHLMAVHVVPPDGIAQAPTDDLLRQRRLLAELGGTYHQVVGNDVPTGLLEFARGVHATQIVLGSSRRSAWQYVFGPGVGTIVARESGDIDVHIVTHEQVGTGRWPLPPPGRGLGPHRRVAGWTLAVVAPFLLTLVLTVPPLRGVGAASDALLLLLITVSTAAVGGLWPALSSAVLSALLLTFVLSPLHGRPPVSLDNMLALTAFALVGTLVAVVVEMAARRSAQAARGRAEAKAVTLLAGSVLSGSEPLQALLRRIRKTFAQRSATLLEQRDEGGWRVVHSVGAPACETPDEADVQVAISDTLTLALRGRVLPAADRGVLRAFAAHIGIALEHQRLEWDAAEARGQAAGNRIRTALLAAVSHDLRSPLTSIKASLSTLRATDIELDPEDRETLLETVEESTDRLNRLIDNLLDMSRVHTDNVRPRLRAVGLEEVVPVTLLGLPHDSVTVDVPDHLPRVRADAGLLERSIANVVTNAVRYNPDPSSPVLVAASAHGENVQLRVADRGPGVSDEGKHRMFEAFQRLGDAPQGTGVGLGLAVARGFVEAMHGTLTPEDTPGGGLTMVFTLKAADPNEAGEERSHAGPGR, translated from the coding sequence GTGGCACGAGGCAAGCTCCGCATCTACCTGGGGTCGGCGCCCGGGGTCGGCACCACCCACAGCGCGCTGGCCGAGGCGCACCGCCGCTCGGCCGGCGGCACCGACACCGTGGTCGCCGTCGCCCACACGCACCGGCGTCCGGGCACCGAGGCCCTGCTCCGGGGTCTGGAGACGATCCCGACCCTGGCCTCCGGCGCCGTCGACACCGGTGCCGTGATCGAGCGCGCCCCCGCGCTGGCGATCGTGGACGACCTGGCGCACGCCAACGCCCCCGGATCGCCCAACCCCGCCCGCTGGCAGGACGTGCAGGAACTCCTGGCGGCGGGGATCAACGTCGTGTCCACCGTGGGCATCCACCAGCTGGAGTCCCTCAACGACGTCGTCAAGCAGATCACCGGCGCTCCGCCCGTGCGCTCGGTCCCCGACCGGGTGGTGCGCGCGGCCACGGAGATCGAGCTGGTCGACCTCACCCCCCAGGAGCTCCGCCGCCGGATGGCGCACGGCGACATCCACCCGGCGGAGCGGTTGGACGCGGCGCTGTCCGACTTCTACCGCGAGGGCAACCTGGCGGCCCTGCGCGAGCTGGCCCTGCTGTGGACCGCCGACCGGGTCGAGGAGGGCCTGGCCCGGTACCGCGGCGAGCACAAGATCCGCAGCACCTGGGAGGCACGCGAACGCGTCGTCGTGGCCCTGACCGGCGGCCCCGAGGGCGAGACCCTCATCCTGCGCGCCGCCAGGGTCGCCGCCCGTTCGCGCGGCGGACACCCCCAGCCGAGCCACCTGATGGCGGTCCACGTGGTACCGCCCGACGGCATCGCCCAGGCGCCCACCGACGACCTCCTGCGCCAGCGCCGACTGCTCGCCGAACTCGGCGGCACCTACCACCAGGTGGTCGGCAACGACGTCCCCACCGGCCTGCTGGAGTTCGCCCGCGGCGTGCACGCCACCCAGATCGTCCTCGGCTCCTCGCGCCGCAGCGCGTGGCAGTACGTGTTCGGTCCCGGCGTCGGCACCATCGTGGCGCGCGAGTCCGGCGACATCGACGTGCACATCGTCACCCACGAGCAGGTCGGCACCGGCCGCTGGCCGCTGCCGCCGCCCGGCCGCGGACTGGGCCCGCACCGCAGGGTGGCGGGGTGGACGCTGGCGGTGGTGGCACCGTTCCTGCTGACCCTGGTCCTGACGGTGCCGCCGCTGCGCGGGGTCGGCGCGGCCTCGGACGCCCTGCTCCTGCTGCTCATCACCGTCTCCACCGCCGCCGTCGGCGGCCTGTGGCCCGCCCTGTCCTCCGCCGTCCTGAGCGCGCTCCTGCTCACGTTCGTGCTCTCGCCGCTGCACGGCCGGCCGCCGGTGTCGCTGGACAACATGCTCGCGCTGACCGCGTTCGCCCTGGTGGGCACGCTCGTCGCCGTGGTCGTGGAGATGGCGGCGCGCCGTTCGGCCCAGGCCGCGCGCGGCCGGGCCGAGGCCAAGGCGGTGACACTGCTCGCCGGCAGCGTCCTCTCCGGCAGCGAACCCCTCCAGGCCCTCCTCCGTCGGATCCGCAAGACGTTCGCTCAGCGGTCGGCGACCCTGTTGGAACAGCGCGACGAGGGCGGCTGGCGGGTGGTGCACAGCGTGGGCGCCCCCGCGTGCGAGACCCCGGACGAGGCCGACGTGCAGGTGGCGATCTCCGACACCCTCACCCTGGCGCTGCGGGGACGGGTGCTGCCCGCCGCCGACCGCGGGGTCCTGCGCGCCTTCGCCGCGCACATCGGCATCGCCCTGGAGCACCAGAGGCTGGAGTGGGACGCCGCCGAGGCGCGCGGCCAGGCGGCGGGCAACCGGATCCGCACCGCGCTGCTGGCGGCCGTCTCGCACGACCTGCGCTCACCGCTGACCTCCATCAAGGCGAGCCTGTCGACCCTGCGGGCGACCGACATCGAACTCGACCCCGAGGACCGCGAGACGCTCCTGGAGACCGTGGAGGAGTCCACGGACCGGTTGAACCGGCTCATCGACAACCTGCTGGACATGAGCCGGGTGCACACCGACAACGTCCGGCCCCGGCTGCGCGCGGTCGGCCTGGAGGAGGTCGTCCCCGTCACGCTCCTGGGCCTGCCGCACGACTCGGTCACCGTGGACGTCCCCGACCACCTGCCGCGGGTGCGCGCCGACGCGGGGCTGCTGGAGCGCTCGATCGCCAACGTGGTCACCAACGCGGTGCGCTACAACCCCGATCCCAGCAGCCCGGTGCTGGTCGCGGCCAGCGCCCACGGCGAGAACGTGCAGCTACGGGTCGCGGACCGGGGCCCGGGAGTCTCCGACGAGGGCAAGCACCGGATGTTCGAGGCCTTCCAGCGCCTGGGCGACGCGCCCCAGGGCACGGGGGTCGGTCTCGGCCTCGCGGTGGCGCGTGGTTTCGTGGAGGCGATGCACGGAACGCTCACGCCGGAGGACACACCGGGCGGCGGACTCACCATGGTGTTCACGCTGAAGGCGGCGGATCCGAACGAGGCAGGCGAGGAGAGGTCCCATGCGGGTCCTGGTCGTTGA
- a CDS encoding response regulator, with protein sequence MRVLVVDDDVQIIRAMRINLRARGHDVDTAADGAAALRLAAERHPDVVLLDLGLPDMEGMEVIQRLRGWSQVPIIVLSARHSAGEKVRCLDSGADDYVTKPFGMDELLARMRAAERRSVRSEEAPVVRTSCFTVDLGAKRVLRDGEEVRLTPTEWHILEILARNCGQLVSQRRLLHDVWGPSYQSETNYLRVYMAQLRRKLEPDPAHPRYLITEAGRGYRFETPG encoded by the coding sequence ATGCGGGTCCTGGTCGTTGACGACGACGTGCAGATCATCCGGGCGATGCGGATCAACCTGAGGGCGCGCGGGCACGACGTCGACACCGCCGCGGACGGTGCCGCGGCCCTGCGGCTGGCCGCCGAGCGGCACCCGGACGTGGTCCTCCTCGATCTGGGGCTGCCCGACATGGAAGGCATGGAGGTCATCCAGCGGCTGCGGGGCTGGTCGCAGGTACCGATCATCGTGCTCTCCGCACGGCACTCCGCCGGGGAGAAGGTGCGCTGCCTGGACTCGGGCGCCGACGACTACGTCACCAAGCCGTTCGGGATGGACGAGCTGCTGGCGCGCATGCGCGCGGCCGAGCGCCGGTCCGTGCGCTCGGAGGAGGCGCCGGTGGTGCGCACGTCGTGCTTCACCGTCGACCTGGGGGCCAAGCGCGTGCTGCGCGACGGCGAGGAGGTGCGCCTCACCCCGACGGAGTGGCACATCCTGGAGATCCTCGCCCGCAACTGCGGACAGCTGGTGAGCCAGCGCCGCCTCCTCCACGACGTCTGGGGGCCCTCCTACCAGAGCGAGACCAACTACCTCCGCGTGTACATGGCGCAGCTGCGCCGGAAGCTGGAGCCCGATCCCGCGCACCCCCGGTACCTCATCACCGAGGCGGGCCGCGGCTACCGCTTCGAGACCCCGGGGTGA
- a CDS encoding aminoglycoside phosphotransferase family protein — MNDVTARFVDDRQRRRLERRFGAHVGEWLTEVPSIVEKLATEWGLTVEGPAPHGRTSVVVLVSRADGSEGVLKLCPDSGLCVSEARLLRMWAPSHRVPEVWGLDSERGAILMERVDGETVAATGVVPAMETVGSLIAQLHAVDVPRAELMELRPLTSRVQFIFDFWTRERAEGPAADIVPASVMHQGLCRARDLAHGEVGVVPVHGDLHPGNVIDGGPRGLVALDPRACLGDGAVDAVDWTVWQASSLREVERRVDVLSRVMDVDGDRLMAWSRAFAPCMVVAKVNRGQTGTEEFEVLMEMAERSVVVRG; from the coding sequence ATGAACGACGTCACAGCGCGGTTCGTCGACGACCGGCAGCGCCGACGTCTGGAACGGCGCTTCGGCGCGCACGTCGGCGAATGGCTGACGGAAGTCCCCTCGATCGTGGAGAAGCTCGCCACCGAATGGGGGCTGACGGTCGAGGGGCCGGCCCCGCACGGACGCACGTCCGTGGTGGTCCTGGTCAGCCGTGCCGACGGGAGTGAAGGAGTCCTCAAGCTCTGCCCGGACAGCGGGCTGTGCGTCTCCGAGGCACGGCTGCTGCGCATGTGGGCGCCCTCCCACCGGGTCCCGGAGGTGTGGGGCCTGGACTCCGAGCGCGGCGCCATCCTCATGGAGCGCGTCGACGGCGAGACCGTCGCGGCCACCGGGGTGGTCCCGGCGATGGAGACCGTCGGCTCCCTCATCGCGCAGCTGCACGCCGTCGACGTCCCGCGCGCGGAACTCATGGAGCTGCGCCCCCTCACCTCGCGGGTGCAGTTCATCTTCGACTTCTGGACCCGGGAGCGCGCCGAGGGCCCAGCCGCCGACATCGTGCCCGCCTCCGTCATGCACCAGGGCCTGTGCCGGGCCCGCGACCTGGCCCACGGCGAGGTCGGCGTGGTCCCCGTGCACGGTGACCTGCACCCGGGCAACGTCATCGACGGCGGCCCGCGCGGACTGGTCGCGCTGGACCCGCGCGCCTGCCTCGGCGACGGCGCGGTCGACGCGGTCGACTGGACGGTGTGGCAGGCCAGCAGCCTACGGGAGGTGGAGCGCCGGGTGGACGTGCTGTCCCGCGTCATGGACGTGGACGGCGACCGGCTCATGGCGTGGTCCCGGGCCTTCGCGCCCTGCATGGTCGTCGCCAAGGTCAACCGCGGCCAGACCGGCACCGAGGAGTTCGAGGTGCTGATGGAGATGGCCGAGCGCAGCGTGGTGGTTCGGGGTTAG
- a CDS encoding sirohydrochlorin chelatase produces MVPTMVLVADDSRDAHRREALCGLAAAVASRGEVPVTAAFGSPDEVTATIRSVDGPKVVVPAFVAGGDVASAHLLSRIGLGGLDNVCQTAPLGAVPSIVADLAGRLGESGWSREDGVVLAADGTTGTEERQVVMDVARMLSRRLGSPVQVGYLRTWAPSVFDAVDRLRRAGRERVAVAAWRLVDGPDFELLRGLDVTAITAPLWPSELVVDTLLAQHRAVKGRLA; encoded by the coding sequence ATGGTCCCGACCATGGTCCTCGTAGCCGACGACTCGCGTGACGCCCACAGACGTGAGGCCCTGTGCGGCCTCGCGGCGGCGGTGGCCAGCCGTGGAGAGGTCCCCGTGACCGCCGCCTTCGGCAGCCCCGACGAAGTCACCGCCACCATCCGCTCCGTCGACGGACCCAAGGTGGTCGTCCCGGCGTTCGTCGCGGGAGGCGACGTCGCGAGCGCCCACCTGCTCTCCCGCATCGGCCTGGGCGGACTGGACAACGTCTGCCAGACCGCGCCCCTCGGCGCGGTCCCGTCCATCGTCGCCGACCTCGCCGGACGCCTCGGCGAGTCGGGATGGAGCCGCGAGGACGGCGTGGTCCTGGCCGCGGACGGTACCACCGGCACCGAGGAGCGCCAGGTCGTCATGGACGTGGCCCGCATGCTCAGCCGCCGCCTCGGCTCCCCGGTCCAGGTGGGCTACCTGCGCACGTGGGCGCCCTCGGTGTTCGACGCCGTCGACCGCCTGCGCCGGGCCGGCCGGGAACGGGTCGCCGTGGCGGCCTGGCGCCTGGTGGACGGCCCCGACTTCGAACTGCTGCGCGGGCTGGACGTCACCGCCATCACCGCGCCGCTGTGGCCCTCCGAACTGGTCGTGGACACGCTCCTCGCCCAGCACCGGGCGGTCAAGGGCCGGCTGGCCTGA
- a CDS encoding nucleotidyltransferase domain-containing protein has translation MAVHPRVQTLARTFLANADQEAPGLVEGLYLTGSVALGDFRPHTSDVDFVVVTARTPGGREVEQLRRAHARTRSDMPRPQFNGVHVTWDHLSRDSASCGPLPSVVGGRFRERATSDVNPATWHILAERGIPVRGPHPVELDVWDEPESLRAWSLGSLDEHWRRWRERAGRLVTPRGLAVLGSLAPSWSVLSVSRLHFTLKTGETTSKSGAGSYALHAFPDRWQRIVNECLRVRRGVQAPSLYESALARRRAALDYIEMVLDESLRPGLAVSS, from the coding sequence ATGGCCGTCCACCCTCGGGTGCAGACGCTGGCCCGGACCTTCCTCGCCAACGCGGACCAGGAGGCCCCCGGCCTGGTCGAAGGCCTCTATCTGACCGGTTCGGTCGCTCTGGGCGACTTCCGCCCGCACACCAGCGACGTCGACTTCGTCGTCGTCACCGCGCGCACCCCCGGTGGCCGCGAGGTCGAGCAGCTGCGCCGCGCGCACGCGCGCACCCGCTCGGACATGCCGCGGCCCCAGTTCAACGGCGTCCACGTCACCTGGGACCATCTCTCCCGCGACTCCGCCTCCTGCGGCCCCCTGCCCTCCGTGGTCGGCGGCCGCTTCCGCGAGCGCGCGACCTCCGACGTCAACCCGGCCACCTGGCACATCCTCGCCGAGCGCGGCATCCCGGTGCGCGGCCCGCACCCGGTCGAACTCGACGTGTGGGACGAGCCGGAGAGCCTGCGGGCCTGGTCACTGGGCTCCCTGGACGAGCACTGGCGCCGCTGGCGCGAACGGGCCGGACGGCTCGTCACCCCGCGCGGCCTCGCGGTCCTGGGCTCGCTCGCCCCCTCCTGGAGCGTGCTCAGCGTCAGCCGTCTGCACTTCACCCTCAAAACCGGCGAGACCACCTCCAAGTCCGGCGCGGGCTCCTACGCCCTGCACGCCTTCCCCGACCGCTGGCAGCGCATCGTCAACGAGTGCCTGCGTGTGCGCCGCGGCGTCCAGGCGCCCTCGCTGTACGAGAGCGCCCTCGCCCGCCGCCGGGCCGCCCTGGACTACATCGAGATGGTGCTGGACGAGTCGCTGCGCCCCGGCCTGGCCGTGTCGTCGTGA
- the def gene encoding peptide deformylase: protein MSMRPIVRFGDPVLVTRTTPVTKFDQHTAALVRDLLDTVDAPGRAGLAATQIGVGLRVFSYNVEDRVGYVINPEIAELSEETQEDEEGCLSVPRLWYPTRRAERAVVTGVDLRNEPVTVEGTGLMARCLQHETDHLDGMLYLDRLDPDTRRRALRDVRRSDWFMPAEAPEPAGVQLPSAFGGTA, encoded by the coding sequence ATGAGCATGCGCCCCATCGTCCGCTTCGGCGACCCCGTCCTCGTCACCCGGACCACGCCCGTCACCAAGTTCGACCAGCACACCGCGGCCCTGGTCCGGGACCTCCTGGACACCGTGGACGCCCCCGGTCGTGCCGGGCTCGCCGCCACCCAGATCGGGGTGGGGCTGCGCGTGTTCAGCTACAACGTCGAGGACCGCGTCGGCTACGTGATCAACCCCGAGATCGCCGAGCTGTCCGAGGAGACGCAGGAGGACGAGGAGGGCTGCCTGTCGGTCCCGCGGCTGTGGTATCCCACACGCCGGGCCGAGCGCGCCGTCGTCACCGGCGTCGACCTGCGCAACGAGCCGGTCACCGTCGAGGGCACCGGCCTGATGGCGCGGTGCCTGCAGCACGAGACCGACCACCTGGACGGCATGCTCTACCTCGACCGCCTGGACCCCGACACCCGTCGCCGGGCCCTGCGCGACGTCCGCCGCTCCGACTGGTTCATGCCCGCCGAGGCGCCCGAACCCGCCGGCGTCCAGCTGCCCAGCGCCTTCGGCGGCACCGCCTGA